The sequence below is a genomic window from Lolium perenne isolate Kyuss_39 chromosome 4, Kyuss_2.0, whole genome shotgun sequence.
ACCTCCTTGTTATTGACCAATGATGGGATCCTTCACCCTGTATTTATTTTCCACACTGCTATGAAATAGGGAATATAGCATAACAGGGATGTAAATTTCAATGCCGCTCATGTCTCAGTCACTTCAGTCTGTTTGCTTTACAAAAAAAAGTGGTTCTGTTGTATGACACATTTAAGCATGTAAAGATGTCTCAACGATGATTTATGAGTGAGGCACCTTTGAGAGTAGTTGACACGTCCATGGAAATGTGACTAAAATTTATTATCAAGGGTTTGTGTAGGCACTCAGTAGGCAAAATGTTATACCAATTTAAGTAGTTGGAACCTGAAAGTATATGCATACATAGTCTCTCTTTCATAGGAATGCAAACACACTCACCATATAACTTGCTGGAAAGGTCAGCTTTAAATTCCTTTTGCCAGTTTGTATTTATTCCCACAATGAAAAATGATGACACACTGATATAAAACATCAGACTATCAGATTTTTTTTTGGCTTTATTGTTACTTGTTAGGCACATGTTGCTTCACATCGATAAATGTTCTCCAATTCTCTTACAACTTTCTCCAAAATACTCCACCTGGTTTGCTACATGTATCTTTTTAGTTATCAGAGAATCAAATCTTGAGGGAACTTTTCTTAACATGTTATTACGAACCTGGGGGCGACAAGTATCTTGTAGCTAAAAAATGGGGTAACATTTACATCGTGGATCGGAGATGGGTTGACCAATCTGTTGCTCGAAGAGGTAAACAATCAATATGCATGGGCTTTTCGTTGACTTTGATGCTTTTCTTGGCTTGTTTATGCAAAAGAAATTACTACTACAAGTTAGTGAGGTTAAAAGCTAACTTTGTGATTTTCTTTCTTTGGAACACAGTTTGCGTAGATGAGAATGCCTATGTCATTCGCCAGCGTTCTACGAATTATAATGGCATAAAAAGTTCCCTCCAGGAGCAACGAAACCCAGAGAAAAGTAGTGCAAGTTTTCAATCTGTTCCAGCAGCATCAGTTGATGATTCAGTATCAACATCACAGTATGCGCCAGTCTCTTCTGCTTATGCTTCAAAAATCTGCAGCACGGATATTGCTGGCACAACTGGTGTTGAAGAGACAAACGAAATGCAGGTTGATAGTCATGTAGCTCAGGACTCAGAGGCTGAAGATGATGATCTTTACTTATCAAATTGCAGAATTTCTCTTGTGGGTTTTGAGGAGAAAGAGTTGTCAAGGTTAGTCATGATGATACGCGATGGTGGTGGATCCCGGCATGTTATGTTAAGTGAGAGGCTTACTCATATTATTCTAGGCGCACCTTCAGAGGAGTAAGTTCATGTTACTGTTTCTTCTGCATATTCTAGCTTTGGTGTGAACTGGTTGCAATTGCAGTTAGTGATGTTCATTTGCCTTAGCAGAGAGAAAAAGGAGGTAAGACGCCTGGCTGCTTGGGGTGTGATAAATGTGGTAAAGGTAACATGGTTAGAAGAGTGCAATAAAACAAAAACGGAAGCTAAAGTATCCACAGCTCATTTGGCTAACGATTTACTATCAAAAGGTATGGACACATCATATCTAGTTGTATTTCAGATTGCTGAATGGGTTACGAGAAAACATGTTGTCCTGGCTgacttctttttatcatttttctACCTTCTGAACTCAGAATTTTCGTTTCTGGGCATGGACAAACCATCTGCTACACGTGAGACAAAGGTAGCCAAAAGTTCATGTGGAATGTTTCATGTTCCAACTGTCAATGATTCACATGATAAGCAGCTTGGGAAAGATCTGTCATCTGAAAGAAAACCAGCCAGGGACAAACTTGCAAATGTGAATAATAGCCGAGCAGCAACCAGGTCTGCAAAATCAAGCCAACAAAATGGATTGAGCACTATCAGCAACGCAACTTCATCTGCAGTGAATTCTCAGAGTTGCGCTTCTTCAAGTACTTTCAAAGGGAGAACATTTTGTTTCTCAAATTCATTTTCTCATGATCGGGTATGCTAAGGTGTATTTATTTAATTAGTTTGTTTTACTGCTATCACTAGTTCATTTGTGCCATAAAAAAAATCCACTTAGATGACTTCTCCTTCAACCTTCACTAAATCTTATGACTGAGACAAGCAGGCCAACTTTAAATTATACTATTAAAACTTTATAATATCAGAGGCTGATCCATCAACTTGTTAAGACATTGCTGTTCATGAAAGATGCTCGGTGTAGTACATGAGACCTAAGAAATGCCTAATCATATTCATTGTTTGCAGTGCCTTGTTCTCTTTTAGTGTTATGCAAAGTGTTCTATTTGCCACTTTATTTGCTTTCCTATACATGAAGTGCCTATGTCCATCTTAATCAGAGAGCTGAGGTTATCGATTGGGTGAGAAAAGGGGGAGGCACTATGGTGGATGACGCACAAGCTACTGTTGCGGATTTCATAATCGAGTGCCATGGACAGAAAGGCATGCAATGTGACTTCTCTCATTCAACCGTTGTTTCAACTCAATGGATTGCCTCATGTTTTGAGGTATATGTTTTATGTTGTCATGGTTGCTTCTTTACTGTGTATTCAAGAAGCCGATTGTCCATCATACCCTGCACTTGTACTTGCAAATTTCTATAAGCTTCCAGTTCTTACATATAAGTTCTTATACAGGTGGGCTACTTGCAAGATGTTGGAAGTCATCCAATCTTCTCTCCTTTGCGTTGTCGCATCCCATTCCCAGGGTTTGAGAACTTTCGTTTCTGTGTTTCACAATATGAAGACAAAGATAGAGTTCTTCTGAAGAACCTCTGCCTTACTCTAGGAGCCAAATTTACAGACAAAGCAACAAAGAGAGTGACTCATCTTATCTGTAAATTCGCAAGCGGTCCAAAGTATGAGGCTTACCTTCATAAGGAAATTCCAACCATTACTGTAGAGTGGCTCTTCGAATGCGTGAGACAGGTATACATATGCCATGCATAGTTCTGAGCATATCCAAATTTTGCCTGCCAATTATTGTCTTGTTGATCATTGCTTGTGAGTATGGGGTTAACTACTCGTACAACAAAATGTCATTGCAGGACACAATTATACCTTATGATCAGTTTCAACCAAAACCACCTACTTCTCAGGACAGGGATGCTGGTCTGTGTACTGTTAGTCAATTTCCTACACAAGCTGCTAATACAACCTCTAAAATTGACTACCCCGAGTCACTTAGTGAATTTCAAGTACCAAGAAGCAGTTCAAAACACAGCTCTGGTAATTGTCCATTGCACAACTTGTGAAAATATATTATTATCATAATCTCACCATGTGAGCTTTGCAGGCTCCTCTGTTTCTGATACAACCTCTAAAATTGACTGCCCTGAGTCACCTAGTGAGTTTCAAGTACCAAGAAGCAGTTCAAAACACAGCTCTGGTAATTGTCCATTGCGCAACTTGTGAAAATATTTTATTATCACACTCTCACCCTGTTTGCTTTGCAGGCTCCTCTATTTCCAAGGAGAAAACTGCTTCTCCTTCTGTTCACAAAAGAAGAAGACCCGAAACGGGCATGGCTAATGATACATCTGGCAACAACGAAAGAACTGAGAAGCATGTGGACAACAGCTGTATTCCTGGTGTTGCAGATTGCATAGAGGACCTACTGGTCCAGTCATCCAGGGTACGGTGACTCATGCACTTCACTGTTCCCATGAGGTGGACATGTTTAGATGAAATTGAATAAAAATGGTAACCTGGCACCTTTTTCGCTGCTAATGCAGGATCCTGCACCTGATGCTACTGTTGTTGGTCAAGAGGAGGAGCCTCAATCTGTGTCAAATTTCACTTCCCCATCCATGGAAaatctttcaaacgacaactggtAATTGTTATGCGTACACAAAACTTATCTTATGTGGTATTGCTTACCTGCACATTAAAATAATTCCCTTTACTGGTGCTGCCCTGTGTTCCCTTCAGGCGAAAGAAGCAACACATCCCCCCTGCCAAGAAGGTCCAGAGCCGAAACACCGCCCCGGCCCCTGCCCCCACTCCCTACTTGGCACCCTTTAGTGAGACACAGACAGAGTCCCAGGTGCACATTCTGCCTTACAACCAACACTTATCCACTTGGCAGGTCACACCATTGGTCCGGCTGCCCTGCTCATGTAACCAATGGTTTGTGATGCAGATCATAGGTTACGAGGAAGATTGGACTGGCATGCAGAAGATCATCGACAGAGTTAGTTCTCAAAAGAAGATGACTGACAGTTCAGGCACAGGGCATCAATGGGACTCCATCAAATGAGACTGCTTGTCTCGAGTTAGGCATAGACCCCCCCATACATCTAGCTGACTGCAGCGGGATCTTCCACCCAACGACCCGACACGCGTAATCGAAAGAAGCATTATCAAATCTGCCTGCCCTGTCTTGTTGTCGTCAGTCAGATGGGTGGAAGAGTAGGATGGGCTATGGAGGTTGTTCCTACGCATGGGACATCATGTGCCGGTTGCACAACTGCCCAGAAGATCATCATGGAACGACACTGGGAAATGTATGTCTGTACCGCAGTTTTGTATAGCGACTAAAGTGTTCTGCTTCGGTTTTTTTTTTTCCCGAGAAGACATTGTGAGACTATGACTACTgtgtttgctgtaccggttctatTGTCTTGAGTAGTGTGGCTTTGTAGTTTGTACTTGATGCTGTATTAGTGAGAGTGAAAGGCCCGCACAGATGTGCCTCagggtgggcataaaaaccgtGAAATCGAAAACCGAACTGAAGCTGAAACCGAACTAACCGAAATCTCGGTTTTTTTCCATTAACCGCTATTTTTTTGGTTTCCATTTATACTAACTGAATTAAATTCGGTAGAATTCGGTTTTTTGCCCCACCAACCGAACAAGACCGAATAGACTGAATTGAGTAACCTACCATCAATTTGTGCATAAACCGATCATTCCATAGAAACCCAATTGCGTTTGATGTTCCAAAAATTATTCATTCAATGTATGACTTTGGTCTTTGATGTACTAGCTTTTTCTGAATATAGCGTGAAGCCTGCATAATAGAACACGTCGCTCGAAGTCTTAGCTACCCCTTTTAATCGCTCACGAGTGATGCACTTGTACCACGAGTGCCGCAGCCTACCAAATAGCATCCCTCCACGATTGGTGCTCATTTGTCTATTTCTTGCACAGTTGATGCTTTTTGTGTTGATATGTCAATCACTATTTGCTTTCTTCGGTGATGCCTATTATTTGTTCAATTGAGTAGGTTCATTCGGTTCTAATCGAAAACCGGACCGAATTTGTcggttaaccgaatcttcggtttcCTAAATTTTCATACCAATTTTGGTTACCATTTTTGAAAACCGAATTTGTTCAAAAACCGCAAAAACCGAACTgaaatttcggttaaaaccgaatgcccacccTGAGATGTGCCAATGTATGTATAGTGCTGTCCTTTTGCTAAACATGGTTTCTGCATTCCTGTTTCCTTCTGTTCAATTTTGTAGACGGCGCAGTTTTGATAGTGGTTGGTCTGTGCGAGAAGATGGAATCGTAGATGCGCCACTGAAACAATTGTGGATGGTGTGTACAGAAATGTTCCTGATAGGATAGCGTTGTTAAGCTGCTCCGCAAGTTTGATATGTGGGTTTCTAGGACATCTATTTCTTGTCTGACATCAGTGTTGATGAATCCAGCCGCTATGGTCGATGGTACTGGTACGTTCATATACAACCAGGAAGGATGCCGGGATATCGATCGACTGATCCATCTTCGCGCTTTGAAGTCTCTCTCGGCACGCCTGACCGATGGGATATGGACTTCTTTTTCCGGATGGAGACGTGGACTTTGACAATCCATGCTTGAGAACTGGCTTCCCCGTACGACTTTGTTGTTTGCCACGTCAAACCGTATTTCCGTTCTTCAATACCGGCAACGAGGAGAAACACAGGGAGAAGAAAAACACGTGATTgtaacaaaaaaaaatcatgagGCTGGAGCTCATCTTCGCCTAAACAAAATTTGTACTCCGTGCTAATAATTTCAAGGGATTTAATTGCTAGTTCTCAGCTAGCTGAGAACTAACTTCGTGCTCAGTCAAGTCTTACGTCATTTAATTTGCATCGTGATTCGAGTTTGTCATGAGTTGCAACATGATTTGCAAATGAGATTTGATGACATCATCTGACTGAGAACGAAGTTagttctcagtcgactgagaaatAGTCACACCCTAATTTCAATCCTATGAATTTTTTTGGTGCAATTTTGTCAGAAGGGTAAGGTTCTTTCTTGCTTTGGAAGTAGTGTTCCTCTATTTCCCCCCAAATTTCATGTAAACCAAGGGTGCATCTAATTCTCGATCACATGACGACATTCAATCTTAGTGGCAACCTTACTTGGATCTTAAAAAATATATCTCAGTTGAAACCCACTCGCAACCAAAAATTTCAGTTATAACTACTAATTTATTAATTGCAAACTACAGGAACGCACACGCGATGCAAATCTAATGGCTTTTAAACTAGATGGTAACTGAATTCTTAGTCCACTGGAAATTAGCAAAACCATTCTACTAATTCTAGGCCCATCGGCTACTTGTCCCTTTTTTTGGCGAATGGATGTCTTTCTACCTTGACAAGTTCTCCAGAAGGTAAACACTAGAAATGGACCCTAGTTATAACCGCATCCACGCCACGCTTGACATCGATCAAACATGGCAACCCGTACAGTGACGACTTTACATGCGGTCAAACAGTTGAACTCCATACAAAATATGTCATCCACACGACCATGCATGTATAAATACAGAATGGATCGTACTAGGTTATTTCACAAGACAAACTAAAAGACATCAAACAGTCGTGCATTACAGCCAAGCCCCTAGCTAGCAATTGCTACTCGATATCAAGAAAAACACATCGACCTTTACGTATCGATCGACATGGCGGCGGTGACCGTTGAGGACGCTGTGGCCGCCGTCGTTCCTATCGTCGTGTACTGggcctactccggcgtccacatGGCGCTCGGCCACGCTCGGGTGATAGACAAGTACAGGCTGAACTCCAAGGACGAAGAAGACAGCAAGAACATGGTGTCCAAGCGCGCCGTTCTCGCCAACGTGCTCATGCAGCACGCTATGCAGCTCGCGGCCGTCGCAGTGCTCACCGTGGTATGTAacctcgccgccggcaccgcccCAGCCTGATCTTATGATGTTGTGCACACAGGCACTGAACGTCACGTACCTATATGTTTACAGCTTaccggaggaagaagaggaggagtgaCGGCGGCGCCGCCGACGTCGTACCTGACGGCGGCGCGGCAGATCGCTGTGGCGGTGGTGGTGTTCGACGCGTACCGGTACGCGTGGCACCGACTGGCGCACCGCAGCCGGTTCATCTACCGGCACCTCCACTCGTGGCACCACCGCATCGTGGTGCCCTACGCGTTCGGCGCCATCTACGGCCACCCGCTGGAGGCCCTGATCGCGGACACGGCGGGGGGCTCGCTCGCCGTCCTCGCCTCCGGCCTGACGTCCTCGCCGCCGGGCGCCACGGCCGTGTTCCTCACGCTGTGCACCGTCCAGGGCATCGACATCCACTGCGGGCTGAGCCTCCTGCCGCGCCGCCTGCGGTGGGTCTGGAACGGCGCCGCGCACCACGGCGTGCACCACCTGTCGCGCGGCGTGAGGCACAACTTCTCCGACCTGTTCTTCGTGACGTGGGACAGGGTGTTCGGGACGCACTTGCCCTACGCCGTCGAGGAGAGGCCCGGCGGCGAGGGGCTGATGCTCAGGACCATGCCGCCCAAGGCGCCGTCCAAGAATAACTAATCAATAAAGTTGCACGCTTAGAGTCGGGCGGTCAATTTTTCTCTTTCTGAATATGCTCGATCAAATCTTGTTGAGTCACTCTATGTATTCTATTCTATTCAATAAAGTGATAAAGTCCGGAAATATAATTTAACTCCCGGGTGTATATGAATTCGTTGTGTAAAAAGACATTTTAAAATATCAAtaaattctgaaataaaatttCGCTTGTATATCTCGACATTCTGTATTTCGTACATAAGTTTTCGCAAAAAACATTTTTTTGTGTTTCATGTAAAAAATACAATTTCTGATGCTGTAACGTGACTATTCAGTGGATTTTTTGTGTCTTTCTACGCATGCCACATAACACTAcgggaaaatcaggcgctgccgtgcagccTATCATTGCCGTGAGCCGCTGCACGGCAAAGCCCTGCTTTCCCGTAGTGTAAAGTATTCTTTTCCccgaaaatttatgtacaaacatAGAATAATCA
It includes:
- the LOC127348807 gene encoding sphinganine C4-monooxygenase 1-like — translated: MAAVTVEDAVAAVVPIVVYWAYSGVHMALGHARVIDKYRLNSKDEEDSKNMVSKRAVLANVLMQHAMQLAAVAVLTVVCNLAAGTLTGGRRGGVTAAPPTSYLTAARQIAVAVVVFDAYRYAWHRLAHRSRFIYRHLHSWHHRIVVPYAFGAIYGHPRVWNGAAHHGVHHLSRGVRHNFSDLFFVTWDRVFGTHLPYAVEERPGGEGLMLRTMPPKAPSKNN
- the LOC127294818 gene encoding uncharacterized protein isoform X2: MTPSHPSPAAAPASSSSGGGGGGRRTTTFAGAKVFMSRKLVAPEVYHAVHDALRLNGAEVFPCSDPDRSGPLDYHVISSSAHERFEDLKAKGCNLLGPQCILSCAKEHRSLPKQGYTCCLAMDGVKILCSGFEKDEREKIEHLVTAMGGLLQAKVSMDVNFVIAKDVLAAKYKWAVNNLKKPIVTMNWLEQCWIEHRVVPHEPYRILPFTGLSICITKIEADTRKELMEIIEQNGGQYSATLTKKCTHLVANEPGGDKYLVAKKWGNIYIVDRRWVDQSVARRVCVDENAYVIRQRSTNYNGIKSSLQEQRNPEKSSASFQSVPAASVDDSVSTSQYAPVSSAYASKICSTDIAGTTGVEETNEMQVDSHVAQDSEAEDDDLYLSNCRISLVGFEEKELSRLVMMIRDGGGSRHVMLSERLTHIILGAPSEEEKKEVRRLAAWGVINVVKVTWLEECNKTKTEAKVSTAHLANDLLSKEFSFLGMDKPSATRETKVAKSSCGMFHVPTVNDSHDKQLGKDLSSERKPARDKLANVNNSRAATRSAKSSQQNGLSTISNATSSAVNSQSCASSSTFKGRTFCFSNSFSHDRRAEVIDWVRKGGGTMVDDAQATVADFIIECHGQKGMQCDFSHSTVVSTQWIASCFEVGYLQDVGSHPIFSPLRCRIPFPGFENFRFCVSQYEDKDRVLLKNLCLTLGAKFTDKATKRVTHLICKFASGPKYEAYLHKEIPTITVEWLFECVRQDTIIPYDQFQPKPPTSQDRDAGLCTVSQFPTQAANTTSKIDYPESLSEFQVPRSSSKHSSGSSVSDTTSKIDCPESPSEFQVPRSSSKHSSGSSISKEKTASPSVHKRRRPETGMANDTSGNNERTEKHVDNSCIPGVADCIEDLLVQSSRDPAPDATVVGQEEEPQSVSNFTSPSMENLSNDNWRKKQHIPPAKKVQSRNTAPAPAPTPYLAPFSETQTESQIIGYEEDWTGMQKIIDRVSSQKKMTDSSGTGHQWDSIK
- the LOC127294818 gene encoding uncharacterized protein isoform X1, whose product is MTPSHPSPAAAPASSSSGGGGGGRRTTTFAGAKVFMSRKLVAPEVYHAVHDALRLNGAEVFPCSDPDRSGPLDYHVISSSAHERFEDLKAKGCNLLGPQCILSCAKEHRSLPKQGYTCCLAMDGVKILCSGFEKDEREKIEHLVTAMGGLLQAKVSMDVNFVIAKDVLAAKYKWAVNNLKKPIVTMNWLEQCWIEHRVVPHEPYRILPFTGLSICITKIEADTRKELMEIIEQNGGQYSATLTKKCTHLVANEPGGDKYLVAKKWGNIYIVDRRWVDQSVARRVCVDENAYVIRQRSTNYNGIKSSLQEQRNPEKSSASFQSVPAASVDDSVSTSQYAPVSSAYASKICSTDIAGTTGVEETNEMQVDSHVAQDSEAEDDDLYLSNCRISLVGFEEKELSRLVMMIRDGGGSRHVMLSERLTHIILGAPSEDREKKEVRRLAAWGVINVVKVTWLEECNKTKTEAKVSTAHLANDLLSKEFSFLGMDKPSATRETKVAKSSCGMFHVPTVNDSHDKQLGKDLSSERKPARDKLANVNNSRAATRSAKSSQQNGLSTISNATSSAVNSQSCASSSTFKGRTFCFSNSFSHDRRAEVIDWVRKGGGTMVDDAQATVADFIIECHGQKGMQCDFSHSTVVSTQWIASCFEVGYLQDVGSHPIFSPLRCRIPFPGFENFRFCVSQYEDKDRVLLKNLCLTLGAKFTDKATKRVTHLICKFASGPKYEAYLHKEIPTITVEWLFECVRQDTIIPYDQFQPKPPTSQDRDAGLCTVSQFPTQAANTTSKIDYPESLSEFQVPRSSSKHSSGSSVSDTTSKIDCPESPSEFQVPRSSSKHSSGSSISKEKTASPSVHKRRRPETGMANDTSGNNERTEKHVDNSCIPGVADCIEDLLVQSSRDPAPDATVVGQEEEPQSVSNFTSPSMENLSNDNWRKKQHIPPAKKVQSRNTAPAPAPTPYLAPFSETQTESQIIGYEEDWTGMQKIIDRVSSQKKMTDSSGTGHQWDSIK